A portion of the Syngnathoides biaculeatus isolate LvHL_M chromosome 7, ASM1980259v1, whole genome shotgun sequence genome contains these proteins:
- the c7h8orf82 gene encoding UPF0598 protein C8orf82 homolog, protein MFLRATAGLVHQRLAYLRFIPAGYRTLGTAATYIQGQSTEPRTREYFYHLDHQGQLFLDDTKVKNFITCFKDKQFLVFFFSHLRLNQSGRYEKDFPFLSLCGRERNFLRCDDQPVVFTHLLRDSSGDQEQDLLSFCGGAEKLTVSFHPEALYMHPASGRVYHPCSERTGGIGLVKSALAMELSPFFIYTSEQDQSGPPTHFLWRKKQYTLTNELAGSFTTEENDSKM, encoded by the exons ATGTTTCTTCGGGCTACTGCTGGGCTTGTTCACCAGCGTCTGGCCTATTTACGCTTCATTCCTGCAGGCTACAGAACACTCGGAACCGCCGCTACGTACATCCAAGGTCAGAGCACCGAACCAAGGACCCGAGAGTACTTCTACCACTTGGACCACCAAGGCCAG TTGTTCCTGGATGACACCAAAGTGAAGAATTTTATCACCTGTTTCAAAG ACAAACAGttcctcgtcttcttcttcagtCATCTTCGTTTAAACCAGAGCGGACGTTACGAGAAGGATTTCCCCTTCCTTTCTTTGTGTGGGAGAGAGAGGAACTTCCTGCGTTGCGATGACCAACCGGTGGTCTTCACCCACCTCCTACGAGACTCCTCCGGCGACCAGGAGCAAGACTTGCTCTCGTTCTGCGGCGGCGCAGAAAAGCTgactgtttcctttcatcctGAGGCGCTCTACATGCATCCGGCCAGCGGCCGAGTTTACCACCCCTGCTCGGAGCGAACAGGCGGCATCGGGCTGGTGAAGTCCGCCCTGGCTATGGAGCTCAGCCCGTTTTTTATCTACACTTCAGAGCAAGATCAATCAGGACCTCCCACACACTTCCTATGGAGGAAAAAGCAGTACACGCTAACCAATGAGCTCGCAGGGAGCTTTACCACTGAAGAGAATGACAGCAAAATGTGA
- the si:ch211-191a24.4 gene encoding MARVEL domain-containing protein 3 isoform X2: MATHSPAMSQPPRSNRGHRDKNGDHRQPRESHDGNRSSADRTSSRPPFYNRDPDHHHKYPRDVPHVEHNDSKCTHMCSRRGIVLICSVLTNGLVLICVVVARMVTSGLSSMGGLGGFDINSNFNVQGIELQKVHELDMQYSQMRAPGIYGGIAFSLTMGVVSLLFVVAGNKPPHHLSCRLLYGALVFQGVGAVAYVVAVGLYLHFVIGVNATDVCEQRERLYAQNRYTWMNCDVSGADAAVALFGLVTAILYTTGTLLTIQTIRRVNQYLQDRRRREVEREQPTSNPQRAPLRAETTCV; encoded by the exons atgGCAACCcac TCGCCAGCAATGAGCCAACCACCCCGTTCAAACCGGGGCCACAGGGACAAAAACGGGGACCACCGGCAACCCCGTGAATCACACGATGGCAACCGCTCCTCAGCTGACAG GACATCTTCCCGGCCACCGTTCTATAACAGAGATCCAGACCATCATCACAAATATCCACGGGATGTACCGCATGTTGAACATAATGACTCCAAATGCACACACATGTGCTCCAGGAGAG GTATTGTTCTGATCTGTTCTGTGCTGACCAATGGCCTAGTCCTGATCTGTGTGGTCGTCGCTCGGATGGTCACATCAGGTTTATCTTCCATGGGCGGGCTTGGTGGCTTTGACATCAACTCCAACTTTAATGTGCAGGGCATAGAGCTGCAGAAGGTGCACGAACTGGACATGCAGTACAGCCAAATGAGAGCGCCGGGCATCTATGGGGGCATTGCGTTCAGCCTGACAATGGGCGTGGTCTCGCTGCTGTTTGTGGTTGCAGGCAACAAGCCCCCCCACCATTTGTCTTGTAGGCTTCTATATGGGGCACTGGTCTTTCAGGGAGTGGGAGCTGTGGCTTATGTGGTGGCCGTTGGTCTCTACCTTCACTTTGTTATTGGTGTCAACGCCACAGATGTTTGTGAGCAGCGTGAGCGGCTCTATGCGCAAAACAGGTACACCTGGATGAACTGTGATGTCAGTGGGGCCGATGCAGCCGTGGCTTTATTTGGACTCGTCACGGCCATCCTATACACCACCGGGACATTGCTCACCATCCAAACCATCCGTAGGGTGAATCAGTACTTACAAGACCGTAGACGGCGTGAGGTGGAGAGAGAGCAGCCGACATCCAATCCACAGAGAGCCCCGCTGAGGGCTGAAACCACCTGTGTGTGA
- the si:ch211-191a24.4 gene encoding MARVEL domain-containing protein 3 isoform X1, whose amino-acid sequence MSQPPRSNRGHRDKNGDHRQPRESHDGNRSSADRTSSRPPFYNRDPDHHHKYPRDVPHVEHNDSKCTHMCSRRGIVLICSVLTNGLVLICVVVARMVTSGLSSMGGLGGFDINSNFNVQGIELQKVHELDMQYSQMRAPGIYGGIAFSLTMGVVSLLFVVAGNKPPHHLSCRLLYGALVFQGVGAVAYVVAVGLYLHFVIGVNATDVCEQRERLYAQNRYTWMNCDVSGADAAVALFGLVTAILYTTGTLLTIQTIRRVNQYLQDRRRREVEREQPTSNPQRAPLRAETTCV is encoded by the exons ATGAGCCAACCACCCCGTTCAAACCGGGGCCACAGGGACAAAAACGGGGACCACCGGCAACCCCGTGAATCACACGATGGCAACCGCTCCTCAGCTGACAG GACATCTTCCCGGCCACCGTTCTATAACAGAGATCCAGACCATCATCACAAATATCCACGGGATGTACCGCATGTTGAACATAATGACTCCAAATGCACACACATGTGCTCCAGGAGAG GTATTGTTCTGATCTGTTCTGTGCTGACCAATGGCCTAGTCCTGATCTGTGTGGTCGTCGCTCGGATGGTCACATCAGGTTTATCTTCCATGGGCGGGCTTGGTGGCTTTGACATCAACTCCAACTTTAATGTGCAGGGCATAGAGCTGCAGAAGGTGCACGAACTGGACATGCAGTACAGCCAAATGAGAGCGCCGGGCATCTATGGGGGCATTGCGTTCAGCCTGACAATGGGCGTGGTCTCGCTGCTGTTTGTGGTTGCAGGCAACAAGCCCCCCCACCATTTGTCTTGTAGGCTTCTATATGGGGCACTGGTCTTTCAGGGAGTGGGAGCTGTGGCTTATGTGGTGGCCGTTGGTCTCTACCTTCACTTTGTTATTGGTGTCAACGCCACAGATGTTTGTGAGCAGCGTGAGCGGCTCTATGCGCAAAACAGGTACACCTGGATGAACTGTGATGTCAGTGGGGCCGATGCAGCCGTGGCTTTATTTGGACTCGTCACGGCCATCCTATACACCACCGGGACATTGCTCACCATCCAAACCATCCGTAGGGTGAATCAGTACTTACAAGACCGTAGACGGCGTGAGGTGGAGAGAGAGCAGCCGACATCCAATCCACAGAGAGCCCCGCTGAGGGCTGAAACCACCTGTGTGTGA